In the genome of Chryseobacterium arthrosphaerae, one region contains:
- a CDS encoding YciE/YciF ferroxidase family protein, translating to MATKNVTKKASVKKVPAGNTKKAPAKKNASKGLEDLFEDGLKDIYWAEKALVKALPRMHKNATDKKLRLAIENHLMETEMHVKRLTECFKALKKKAQAKKCDAMQGLLDEGKSIIEETEAGTVRDAGIIAAAQKIEHYEIATYGTLAAYAKVLKENVCLKNLLATLNEEKKCDKLLSKIADVGLNTKAL from the coding sequence ATGGCAACCAAAAACGTAACAAAAAAAGCTTCTGTAAAAAAGGTACCGGCAGGTAATACAAAAAAAGCTCCTGCTAAAAAGAATGCTTCTAAAGGATTGGAAGATTTATTTGAAGATGGTCTCAAAGACATCTACTGGGCAGAAAAAGCATTGGTAAAGGCCTTACCCAGAATGCATAAAAATGCGACAGACAAAAAGCTCAGGCTAGCTATTGAAAATCATTTAATGGAAACTGAAATGCACGTAAAAAGACTCACAGAATGTTTCAAAGCACTGAAAAAGAAAGCACAGGCAAAAAAATGCGATGCCATGCAGGGCCTTCTTGATGAAGGAAAGAGCATCATTGAAGAAACTGAAGCAGGGACTGTAAGAGATGCAGGAATAATAGCTGCCGCACAGAAAATAGAACATTATGAGATTGCAACCTATGGTACACTGGCTGCTTATGCAAAAGTCCTTAAGGAAAATGTATGTCTGAAAAATCTTTTAGCCACCCTCAATGAAGAAAAAAAATGTGATAAATTACTTAGTAAAATTGCAGACGTTGGCCTGAATACTAAAGCGCTGTAA
- a CDS encoding carboxypeptidase-like regulatory domain-containing protein, producing MKSIKILFIVLSLLPFHDLTGQILKGKITDEKTAKPLAGALITFKRVDDNVTGKISANDKGVYQLPESFEKGNYEFEISLKGYKTKSFCVLFRKDTVLDIPMALNVDEKKFD from the coding sequence ATGAAATCGATCAAAATTTTATTCATCGTTCTGAGCTTATTGCCATTTCATGACCTTACCGGCCAAATATTAAAAGGGAAGATCACAGATGAAAAAACAGCAAAACCTTTGGCTGGAGCATTGATCACTTTTAAAAGGGTTGATGATAATGTAACAGGCAAAATATCAGCGAATGACAAAGGTGTTTATCAGCTTCCCGAATCTTTTGAAAAAGGTAATTATGAATTTGAAATAAGCTTAAAAGGATATAAAACAAAAAGTTTCTGTGTTCTTTTCCGAAAAGATACAGTTCTGGATATCCCTATGGCTTTAAACGTAGATGAAAAAAAGTTCGATTAA